CACTCCCCTTCATTCCCCAAGACGGCGCCCGCCGGACGGGACGGGTCGGGCGTCCCGAATCCATCCGCTGCGAATTCATACAAAATGAATCTACACCAGTTTATCGCAGCTGCACCATGGCGCCTCCCGCATTCCTGTATGCGCACCTATGTTCTAGCCTCCGCCACCGCCCCGCCCGGAAGGACCGACCGCCGCATGCCCGAGTTTGCCGCCTATGGCGGGCTGTTCCTGACCGCGTTCCTGGCCGCGACCATCTTCCCGGCCCAATCGGAAATCCTGCTCGTCGGCATGCACGCCACCGGCAACTACGACCATCTGGCGCTGCTGCTGTTCGCCACGGCGGGCAATGTGCTGGGGTCGGTGGTCAACTGGGCGCTGGGGCGCTACCTGATGCATTTCCAGGACCGCCGCTGGTTCCCGGTCCCCGCTTCCATGGTCGCGCGGGCCACCCGCTGGTACCAGCGCTTCGGGGTGTGGTCGCTGCTGCTGGCCTGGATGCCCGTCATCGGCGATCCGCTGACGCTGGTGGCCGGCATCCTGCGGGTGGACATCCGGCTGTTCCTGCTTCTGGTCACGGCGGGCAAGGCCGCCCGCTACGCGGTGCTGGTCCTGGCCGTGTGAGCGTCCTATCTTCACCCTATGGATGACCCGACCGCCCTTCCCGAGGACGCCGCCGTCTGCGCCTCCCCCCTGCGGCGCCGGCTGTGGCTGGCGCTGGGCTACGCCGCGTTCGGGCTGGGCATCGCG
The window above is part of the Azospirillum sp. TSH58 genome. Proteins encoded here:
- a CDS encoding YqaA family protein translates to MPEFAAYGGLFLTAFLAATIFPAQSEILLVGMHATGNYDHLALLLFATAGNVLGSVVNWALGRYLMHFQDRRWFPVPASMVARATRWYQRFGVWSLLLAWMPVIGDPLTLVAGILRVDIRLFLLLVTAGKAARYAVLVLAV